In the genome of Acetobacter oryzifermentans, one region contains:
- a CDS encoding cupredoxin domain-containing protein yields the protein MEYHTMKLLVAAIPLLAGAWICFPQQAHSQTVFQLTVKDHHFEPDHITVPAGERFMIELNNQDTTTDELESYDMKFEKIVVPQGTIKVHAGPLHPGTYTFFDDYHPDEAKGTVTAEEKK from the coding sequence ATGGAGTATCATACAATGAAACTGCTTGTAGCAGCCATTCCTCTGTTAGCAGGTGCATGGATATGTTTCCCTCAGCAGGCCCATTCTCAAACAGTTTTTCAGCTTACTGTCAAAGATCATCATTTTGAGCCTGATCATATCACCGTTCCTGCTGGTGAGCGATTCATGATCGAACTCAATAATCAGGACACAACAACTGATGAGCTCGAAAGCTACGATATGAAATTTGAAAAAATTGTTGTTCCACAAGGGACAATCAAAGTCCATGCTGGGCCTCTTCACCCTGGAACCTATACTTTTTTTGATGATTACCATCCAGACGAGGCCAAGGGTACAGTTACAGCAGAAGAAAAGAAGTAA
- a CDS encoding FTR1 family iron permease has translation MLGSLIIVFREVMEAGLIVGIVLAATRGIPGRGWWVSGGIGAGVVGAAIVAMFAGELSQAFSGNGQDIFSAVILCIAVLMLSWHVIWMASHGRELAQEMRSVGNEVSEGSRSLFALATVVAVAVLREGMEVVLFLYGIAVSAHTGFVPMFTGGLLGVLGGAALSWALYRGLIIIPLKHLFAVTNVLVSFLAAGMASQAAAILANDDLIPALGYDIWDTSWLLSDGSMLGRTAKVLIGYTDRPMGIQLLVWVLTLAGLVVAERFVRTRPQSSAS, from the coding sequence ATGCTTGGAAGCCTGATTATTGTCTTTCGCGAGGTTATGGAAGCCGGGTTGATTGTTGGCATTGTGCTGGCAGCCACACGGGGCATTCCGGGGCGCGGATGGTGGGTTTCCGGCGGCATTGGCGCAGGTGTTGTTGGTGCAGCAATTGTAGCCATGTTTGCGGGTGAACTCTCTCAGGCTTTTTCAGGAAACGGGCAGGATATTTTTTCTGCTGTTATCTTGTGCATCGCGGTTCTTATGCTTTCATGGCATGTTATCTGGATGGCCAGCCATGGCCGCGAGCTTGCTCAGGAAATGCGTAGTGTTGGCAATGAAGTATCAGAAGGAAGCCGCTCTCTTTTCGCTCTGGCTACTGTTGTTGCAGTAGCTGTTCTGCGCGAGGGCATGGAAGTTGTGCTGTTCCTTTATGGTATTGCTGTTTCCGCACATACCGGTTTTGTGCCCATGTTTACAGGCGGCCTCCTTGGCGTTCTGGGGGGAGCTGCACTTTCATGGGCTCTTTATAGAGGTTTGATTATCATTCCTCTGAAACATCTTTTTGCAGTCACGAATGTTCTGGTCTCCTTTCTGGCTGCTGGCATGGCCAGTCAGGCTGCTGCCATCCTTGCAAATGATGATCTGATCCCCGCTCTGGGTTACGATATCTGGGATACATCTTGGCTGCTGTCTGATGGCAGCATGCTTGGACGCACGGCCAAAGTTCTGATTGGATACACAGATAGACCAATGGGCATTCAGCTGCTTGTATGGGTGCTGACACTTGCCGGACTGGTTGTTGCTGAACGCTTTGTTCGCACACGTCCTCAATCCAGCGCTTCATAA
- a CDS encoding CbtA family protein, with translation MVGRLLARGMVAGILAALLSFVFAKFFGEPQVALAIAFEAAQDAAAGAAPEPELVSRSVQASWGLLTAVLMYGAAYGGIFAIVFAFAYQRLAALSPRSMALLLASVGFLTFVLIPDLKYPPNPPAVGQEETIGLRTEMYFAMVGLSIAISMISLLVGRALSNVIGYWNAAVCSIVLGLALVAAVQFGLPDINEVPDNFPAIVLWRFREASIGMQIVLWSVLGLVFGALAEKCLPSSNSAVRKTA, from the coding sequence ATGGTTGGTCGTCTTTTAGCCCGCGGCATGGTCGCGGGCATTCTGGCTGCATTGCTTTCTTTTGTATTTGCAAAATTTTTTGGTGAACCGCAGGTTGCTTTAGCTATTGCGTTTGAAGCTGCGCAGGATGCTGCCGCAGGTGCGGCGCCAGAACCTGAACTGGTAAGCCGTAGCGTGCAGGCATCTTGGGGGCTGCTTACTGCTGTACTCATGTATGGCGCAGCATATGGCGGTATTTTTGCTATTGTTTTCGCATTTGCGTACCAACGCCTTGCAGCATTAAGCCCACGCAGCATGGCTTTGTTGCTTGCCAGTGTTGGGTTTTTAACGTTTGTGTTGATACCAGATTTGAAATATCCGCCGAACCCACCCGCAGTTGGTCAGGAAGAAACCATTGGCCTGCGGACGGAAATGTATTTTGCAATGGTTGGCCTTTCCATTGCAATTTCCATGATTTCTCTGTTGGTAGGGCGGGCGCTTTCTAATGTTATAGGGTATTGGAACGCTGCGGTATGCAGTATTGTTCTTGGGCTTGCGCTTGTTGCCGCAGTGCAGTTTGGCCTGCCAGACATCAATGAAGTGCCAGATAATTTTCCCGCTATTGTGCTGTGGCGTTTTCGGGAAGCATCTATAGGGATGCAGATTGTTTTGTGGTCAGTTCTGGGGCTGGTTTTTGGTGCTCTGGCAGAAAAATGTCTGCCATCGTCCAATAGTGCAGTGCGCAAGACTGCTTGA
- a CDS encoding sugar porter family MFS transporter: MKSEKKRAQEAIQNLDISPYAKHVLWIAAFVSAICGGLYGYDTGIISGALLLITKDFHLTAGQEEIVTSAILVGAVIGAMGIANLSERFGRRVSVMVVTAVFVIGALACSYAPNLTSLIIARVFLGCAVGGATQVVPTYISELAPASKRGNLVTLFNVAIGIGIFLANLVGFTMREKWGWRPMISVAAIPAAFVFISMFFLPKSPRWTAENEGLESAVEQLGRVRSSRKVIQREINEIHANVVNLDEDERGWKGLKLPWVRPALIAALGIAFFTQAGGLEMMIYYTPTFLSDAGFGSSSALLTSLGIALVYLIMTLLGCLFVDKIGRRRLVLIMGPGSVVSLIGLGIVFAMHPAQGSVGSWLIVAFLLLFMLFNSGGIQVVGWLLGAELFPLPMRAAATSIHAAMLWGADLLVTSTALTLVQTVSLGGTMWIYAGVNLASVLFVFFCVPETAGATLEDIETALRRGEFRPRVGQDPRIRSYDEEEEEAVGVTPSA; the protein is encoded by the coding sequence ATGAAATCTGAAAAGAAACGAGCTCAAGAAGCTATACAAAATCTCGATATTTCTCCGTATGCCAAGCACGTGTTGTGGATTGCAGCATTTGTTTCTGCCATCTGTGGTGGTCTTTACGGCTACGATACCGGTATTATTTCTGGTGCCCTTCTTCTTATTACAAAAGATTTTCATCTGACTGCTGGTCAGGAGGAAATTGTTACATCAGCTATTCTGGTAGGCGCTGTTATTGGTGCCATGGGCATTGCCAACTTATCAGAACGCTTTGGCCGCCGTGTTTCGGTTATGGTCGTTACCGCAGTTTTTGTAATTGGTGCATTAGCGTGTTCTTACGCACCCAATCTTACCAGCCTCATTATTGCCCGTGTATTTTTGGGCTGCGCAGTGGGTGGGGCTACGCAGGTGGTGCCAACATATATTTCGGAATTGGCCCCAGCCAGCAAGCGCGGCAATTTGGTAACGCTGTTTAACGTGGCTATTGGAATTGGCATTTTTCTGGCCAACTTGGTTGGTTTTACCATGCGTGAAAAATGGGGTTGGCGGCCCATGATTTCTGTGGCCGCTATCCCGGCTGCTTTTGTTTTTATCAGCATGTTTTTTCTGCCCAAAAGCCCACGTTGGACTGCTGAAAATGAAGGGCTGGAATCTGCGGTAGAGCAGCTTGGGCGTGTGCGTTCTTCCCGCAAGGTCATTCAGCGCGAGATCAATGAGATCCACGCCAATGTTGTAAATCTAGATGAAGATGAGCGTGGCTGGAAGGGCCTGAAGCTACCTTGGGTGCGCCCTGCGCTGATAGCTGCCTTAGGGATTGCCTTCTTTACGCAGGCTGGTGGGCTGGAGATGATGATCTACTATACCCCTACCTTTCTGTCTGACGCAGGGTTTGGAAGTTCATCAGCACTGCTGACAAGCTTGGGAATCGCGCTTGTTTATCTCATCATGACCCTGCTTGGGTGCTTGTTTGTAGATAAAATTGGCCGTCGGCGCTTGGTGCTTATTATGGGGCCGGGCTCTGTTGTAAGCCTTATTGGCCTGGGCATTGTTTTTGCCATGCATCCAGCTCAGGGGAGTGTGGGAAGCTGGTTGATTGTGGCCTTCTTGCTGCTGTTTATGCTGTTTAATTCTGGCGGTATTCAGGTTGTGGGCTGGCTTTTGGGGGCAGAGTTGTTTCCGCTGCCTATGCGTGCTGCGGCAACCAGTATACATGCGGCCATGCTGTGGGGGGCTGATCTGCTGGTAACATCCACGGCTCTTACATTGGTGCAGACAGTTTCTTTGGGTGGCACCATGTGGATTTATGCTGGTGTTAACCTTGCGTCTGTCTTGTTTGTTTTCTTCTGTGTGCCGGAAACAGCTGGGGCAACGTTGGAAGATATTGAAACAGCTTTGCGCCGTGGTGAATTCCGCCCGCGTGTGGGACAAGATCCGCGCATTCGCTCCTATGATGAGGAAGAAGAGGAAGCTGTTGGGGTGACGCCTAGTGCCTAA
- a CDS encoding carbohydrate porin: MPIFTNRTWKKFPYSLHCLLLAGGVLGNLPVLAHGEETQIEQDRRRLGNSGPLIEQIDPATVRDSQRASEDAAAEKKGDDTPDMSDHLLGNMWGARDWMAKHGISFDIQEIDELWGNATGGSASGADGASGSGTGPAYDGVTMPTLTVDLEKLIGLKGGTFNVSALQLRGRSISQDHLANFNPVSGFEADRSTRLFELWYQQSFLDGKLDVKIGQQDLDTEFLISDYGALYLNSNFGWPMAPSVNLYAGGPSWPLSSPAIRIRYRPTDKFTFMFAAADDNPPGNRNNSFGIQNGGNSADPTNQNTHDEDGANFNMGTGALLITELQYALNPQPDDMSHVTKDPGLPGIYKLGGYYDTAKFPDYRYNNQGKPLGSAADTTGIPRWDRGNWMVYGIIDQMIWRPSLQSPQSVGVFARATGNGGDRNMISFAIDAGINLKAPFKGRDNDTVGLGWGIGRASSGQRRYDRNSGAPVQGNENHLELTYQAQVTPWWVMQPDFQYVWHPSGGVTDWTGNRLVGNEAIFGLHSNITF; this comes from the coding sequence ATGCCTATCTTTACAAACAGAACTTGGAAGAAATTTCCGTATTCTCTGCATTGCTTGCTTCTGGCCGGAGGTGTGTTGGGCAACTTGCCCGTCTTAGCGCATGGTGAGGAGACGCAGATTGAGCAGGATCGTCGTCGGTTAGGCAATTCTGGGCCTTTGATTGAACAGATTGACCCGGCCACGGTGCGGGATTCCCAACGCGCATCCGAAGATGCGGCTGCCGAGAAAAAGGGCGATGACACACCCGACATGAGCGACCACCTGCTGGGCAACATGTGGGGCGCGCGTGACTGGATGGCCAAACACGGTATCAGCTTTGACATTCAGGAAATAGATGAGCTGTGGGGCAACGCCACGGGGGGCTCGGCCTCGGGGGCTGATGGCGCCAGTGGATCAGGCACCGGCCCTGCCTATGATGGGGTAACCATGCCTACCCTGACAGTGGATCTGGAAAAGCTGATCGGCCTGAAGGGTGGCACGTTCAATGTCAGCGCCCTTCAGTTGCGTGGGCGCTCTATCTCACAGGATCATCTGGCCAACTTCAACCCCGTCAGCGGGTTTGAGGCCGATCGTTCCACCCGTCTGTTCGAGCTGTGGTACCAACAGTCTTTTCTGGATGGCAAGCTGGACGTCAAGATCGGGCAGCAGGATCTGGATACCGAGTTCCTGATCAGTGATTACGGGGCGTTGTATCTGAACTCCAACTTCGGCTGGCCCATGGCGCCATCGGTCAACCTGTATGCGGGTGGGCCATCCTGGCCGCTCTCTTCCCCCGCCATCCGTATCCGTTACCGTCCAACAGATAAGTTCACCTTCATGTTTGCCGCAGCGGATGATAACCCGCCGGGCAACCGCAACAACTCCTTTGGTATTCAAAACGGGGGCAACAGCGCAGACCCCACCAACCAGAATACCCATGATGAGGATGGCGCCAACTTCAACATGGGCACTGGCGCCCTGCTGATTACCGAACTGCAATATGCCCTCAACCCCCAGCCTGATGACATGTCACATGTCACCAAGGACCCCGGCCTGCCAGGCATCTACAAATTGGGTGGGTATTACGATACCGCCAAGTTCCCTGATTATCGTTACAACAATCAGGGCAAGCCACTGGGGAGTGCGGCTGACACCACGGGCATTCCGCGGTGGGATCGGGGCAACTGGATGGTCTATGGCATTATTGACCAGATGATCTGGCGGCCCTCGCTCCAGTCTCCGCAGTCTGTGGGTGTCTTTGCACGCGCCACGGGTAATGGTGGGGATCGGAACATGATCAGCTTTGCCATTGATGCGGGTATCAACCTCAAGGCTCCGTTCAAGGGGCGTGACAATGATACGGTGGGTCTGGGCTGGGGCATTGGCCGGGCTTCTTCTGGCCAGCGGCGGTATGACCGTAACTCTGGTGCGCCTGTGCAGGGTAATGAAAACCATCTGGAACTCACCTATCAGGCGCAGGTCACGCCTTGGTGGGTCATGCAGCCAGACTTCCAGTATGTCTGGCACCCCTCTGGCGGCGTGACAGACTGGACAGGCAACCGCCTCGTCGGGAACGAAGCCATCTTCGGGCTCCACTCCAATATCACTTTCTAG
- the thiC gene encoding phosphomethylpyrimidine synthase ThiC translates to MSSVDSKQNAAPSSVGGNPKPANTAAPAPGHVTTGAIRGSCKVYSSPADRPDMRVPFREIMLEPSANEPPVRVYDTSGPYTDSTVEIDVNKGLPKIRAPWLTARGFENIKPRDIKPEDNGNAEGTYLVAPCPAPHTVLKGREGQLVTQYEFAKAGIITDEMIYVAHRENLGRQKAADDAAQCLEDGESFGASIPEFITPEFVRQEIARGRAIIPANINHPELEPVIIGRNFLVKINANIGNSAITSSAAEEVEKLVWSIRWGADTVMDLSTGRNIHNIRDWILRNAPTPIGTVPLYQALEKVGGDVSKLNWEVFRDTLIEQAEQGVDYFTIHAGVRLQHVPLTAHRVTGIVSRGGSIMASWCLNGHRESFLYEHFADICDIMRAYDVSFSLGDGLRPGSIADANDAAQFAELETLGELTEIAWAKGCQVMIEGPGHVPMHKIKANMDKQLKECKEAPFYTLGPLTTDIAPGYDHITSAIGAAMIGWFGTSMLCYVTPKEHLGLPDRNDVKTGVITYRIAAHAADLAKGHPSAKYRDDALSRARFSFRWEDQFNLSLDPDTACAYHDETMPREAHKSAHFCSMCGPKFCSMRISQDLKQDAIRIAGMEQKTEEFRQAGGKVYVPAE, encoded by the coding sequence ATGTCTTCAGTTGATTCCAAACAAAACGCGGCCCCTTCCAGTGTAGGGGGCAACCCTAAACCTGCCAACACGGCTGCACCCGCTCCGGGGCATGTCACCACCGGTGCCATCCGTGGTTCATGTAAAGTGTATTCTAGCCCCGCAGATCGGCCAGATATGCGTGTGCCGTTCCGCGAAATCATGCTGGAACCTTCTGCAAACGAACCACCGGTGCGTGTGTATGATACTTCCGGTCCCTACACAGACAGCACTGTAGAAATTGACGTTAACAAAGGGCTACCCAAAATTCGGGCACCGTGGCTGACTGCCCGCGGTTTTGAGAACATCAAACCGCGTGACATTAAACCAGAAGATAATGGCAATGCAGAAGGCACCTATCTTGTAGCCCCCTGCCCTGCTCCGCATACCGTGCTGAAAGGGCGAGAAGGGCAACTTGTTACGCAGTATGAGTTCGCTAAAGCAGGCATTATTACAGATGAAATGATTTACGTGGCCCACCGCGAAAATCTGGGCCGACAAAAAGCTGCTGATGATGCCGCCCAGTGCCTGGAAGATGGCGAATCCTTTGGAGCCAGTATTCCAGAATTCATTACGCCTGAATTTGTCCGTCAGGAAATTGCCCGCGGCCGAGCCATTATTCCGGCAAACATCAACCATCCAGAGTTGGAACCCGTTATTATCGGGCGTAATTTCCTTGTAAAAATTAACGCCAATATCGGCAATTCTGCCATTACTTCATCAGCGGCAGAAGAAGTTGAAAAGCTTGTATGGTCCATTCGCTGGGGTGCGGATACCGTAATGGACCTTTCCACAGGCCGAAACATCCACAATATCCGTGATTGGATTTTACGTAACGCTCCCACACCTATTGGCACAGTGCCTCTGTATCAGGCTTTAGAAAAAGTCGGCGGTGATGTCAGCAAACTGAACTGGGAAGTTTTTCGCGATACTCTGATCGAACAGGCAGAACAGGGTGTAGATTACTTTACCATTCATGCGGGCGTACGGTTGCAGCATGTGCCGCTAACAGCTCATCGCGTTACAGGCATTGTTTCACGCGGCGGCTCCATCATGGCAAGCTGGTGCCTAAATGGTCACCGCGAAAGCTTCCTTTACGAACACTTTGCAGACATATGCGACATCATGCGCGCCTATGATGTTTCCTTCTCTTTAGGAGACGGCCTACGCCCAGGCAGCATTGCCGATGCTAATGATGCCGCACAGTTTGCCGAACTGGAAACCCTGGGTGAACTCACAGAAATCGCTTGGGCAAAAGGCTGTCAGGTTATGATCGAAGGGCCAGGCCATGTGCCCATGCACAAGATCAAGGCCAACATGGATAAGCAGCTTAAAGAATGTAAGGAGGCCCCCTTCTATACGCTTGGCCCGCTGACCACAGACATTGCACCGGGGTATGACCACATTACATCTGCCATTGGCGCAGCCATGATCGGATGGTTTGGCACCTCTATGCTCTGCTATGTCACACCCAAGGAACATCTGGGCCTACCAGACAGGAATGACGTAAAAACAGGTGTGATCACCTACCGTATTGCAGCGCATGCCGCTGATCTTGCAAAAGGTCATCCATCCGCAAAATATCGGGATGATGCGCTTAGCCGTGCGCGGTTCTCCTTTAGGTGGGAAGATCAGTTCAATCTTTCTTTAGACCCAGATACAGCCTGCGCGTATCATGATGAAACCATGCCGCGGGAGGCACATAAAAGTGCACATTTCTGTTCAATGTGCGGCCCTAAATTCTGTTCAATGCGTATCAGTCAGGATCTGAAGCAAGATGCCATACGCATTGCTGGCATGGAGCAGAAAACAGAAGAATTCCGACAAGCTGGTGGCAAAGTTTATGTGCCAGCAGAGTAA
- a CDS encoding iron transporter, translating into MPYKNLRCRHMKSYLSILSAASVLTLAIALPAAAREYPVGGPVHAHDMEIAANYLLDIDMMPMTSDMAMGKDTIHLETDVHATADNQWGFPDGAWVPYLKVDYTLTKKGSGWKNQGTLHPMTAKDGPHYANNVKMDGPGSYTVVFNYSSPEANGFIHHTDKETGTPGFWQPFTESFTFEYPQK; encoded by the coding sequence GTGCCTTACAAAAACTTGAGGTGCAGACATATGAAATCCTATCTTTCAATTCTTTCCGCGGCATCGGTTCTTACCCTTGCCATCGCTCTTCCGGCTGCAGCCCGCGAATACCCAGTGGGTGGCCCCGTGCATGCGCATGACATGGAAATTGCAGCAAACTACCTGCTTGATATTGACATGATGCCCATGACATCTGACATGGCGATGGGCAAAGATACCATTCATCTGGAAACCGATGTACATGCCACGGCAGATAACCAGTGGGGCTTTCCTGATGGGGCTTGGGTTCCCTACCTGAAGGTAGATTACACCCTGACCAAAAAAGGATCAGGCTGGAAAAATCAGGGCACGCTGCACCCCATGACAGCAAAAGATGGCCCGCATTACGCCAACAATGTTAAAATGGATGGCCCTGGCAGCTACACGGTTGTGTTTAACTACAGCTCACCGGAAGCCAACGGGTTTATTCATCACACAGATAAAGAAACCGGCACGCCAGGCTTTTGGCAACCCTTTACAGAATCATTCACTTTTGAATACCCACAGAAGTAA
- the accC gene encoding acetyl-CoA carboxylase biotin carboxylase subunit, with protein MFSKILIANRGEIALRILRACRELGIKTVAVHSTADEDAMHVRLADEAVCIGPPASRDSYLNVAAILSAATITGAEAIHPGYGFLSENADFAETVEAHGLTFIGPTAEHIRMMGDKITAKTTMQMLGVPLVPGSDGELTSLEEAREVADKVGYPVLIKAAAGGGGRGMKVAQTADDLEDAWKMARAEARAAFGNDAVYLEKYMDRPRHIELQILGDNYGNVVHFGERDCSLQRRHQKLLEEAGSPALTAEQRDAIGQTATQALSKMGYRNAGTLEFLYQDGQFCFIEMNTRLQVEHPVTEMVCDVDLVREQIRLAAGEQLGYTQKDISFSGHAIECRINAEDPDNFTPCPGTVAVYHPPGGLGVRVDSALYTGYRVPPFYDSMIAKLIVHAPTREQAIARMQRALDEFVVEGIKTVIPLHRRILEDPEFQKGDYTIHWLEQFTAKPH; from the coding sequence ATGTTTTCTAAGATCCTTATCGCCAACCGAGGCGAAATTGCCCTTCGTATCCTGCGCGCCTGCCGGGAGCTAGGGATCAAGACCGTAGCGGTACATTCCACTGCGGATGAAGACGCCATGCATGTTCGGCTGGCAGATGAAGCTGTTTGCATAGGGCCGCCAGCCTCGCGCGATTCTTATCTGAACGTAGCTGCAATTCTTTCTGCAGCCACCATTACCGGGGCGGAAGCTATTCACCCCGGTTATGGTTTTCTTTCAGAAAATGCTGATTTTGCCGAAACGGTGGAAGCACACGGCCTAACCTTTATTGGCCCTACGGCGGAGCATATCCGCATGATGGGGGATAAGATTACCGCCAAAACCACCATGCAGATGCTGGGCGTGCCCTTGGTGCCCGGTTCTGATGGTGAACTGACAAGCCTAGAAGAAGCCCGCGAAGTTGCTGATAAAGTGGGCTACCCAGTGCTGATCAAGGCTGCGGCTGGCGGTGGTGGCCGTGGCATGAAGGTGGCCCAAACGGCAGACGATCTGGAAGATGCCTGGAAAATGGCCCGCGCCGAAGCACGTGCTGCTTTTGGTAACGATGCTGTTTATCTGGAAAAATACATGGATCGGCCACGTCATATTGAACTCCAGATTCTGGGGGACAATTACGGCAACGTGGTGCATTTTGGGGAACGCGACTGCTCTCTCCAGCGCCGCCACCAGAAACTTCTGGAAGAAGCGGGTTCTCCTGCCCTTACGGCAGAACAGCGTGATGCCATTGGCCAGACAGCCACGCAGGCCCTTTCCAAAATGGGCTATCGCAACGCGGGCACGCTGGAATTCCTGTATCAGGATGGACAGTTCTGCTTCATTGAAATGAACACCCGCCTTCAGGTCGAACATCCAGTAACCGAAATGGTGTGTGATGTGGATTTGGTGCGTGAGCAAATCCGCTTGGCCGCTGGTGAGCAGCTTGGCTACACGCAGAAGGATATTTCATTTTCTGGCCATGCCATTGAATGCCGTATCAATGCGGAAGATCCAGACAACTTTACCCCCTGCCCCGGCACGGTTGCTGTTTACCATCCACCCGGCGGTTTGGGTGTACGTGTAGATAGCGCCCTTTACACCGGTTACCGCGTACCACCTTTTTACGACAGCATGATTGCCAAGCTGATCGTACACGCCCCTACGCGTGAGCAGGCTATTGCCCGCATGCAGCGTGCGTTGGATGAATTTGTGGTGGAAGGTATTAAAACTGTTATTCCGCTGCACCGCCGTATTCTGGAAGATCCAGAATTCCAGAAGGGTGATTACACCATCCATTGGTTGGAGCAATTTACAGCCAAACCACACTAA
- a CDS encoding CbtB domain-containing protein: MNTSVHTAMPVAAAGQSIPVRAILPWAVFGLIVSALLIYFVGAEQGATSLISGHAVHEFVHDGRHLLGFPCH, encoded by the coding sequence ATGAACACATCTGTTCATACAGCTATGCCGGTTGCGGCAGCGGGCCAGAGCATTCCGGTTCGCGCCATTCTGCCTTGGGCTGTTTTCGGCCTGATTGTTTCTGCACTGCTGATCTACTTTGTGGGTGCAGAGCAGGGCGCTACTTCCCTGATTTCCGGGCATGCCGTGCATGAATTTGTGCATGATGGCCGCCACCTGCTTGGTTTCCCCTGCCACTAA
- a CDS encoding carbohydrate porin, which yields MQKSRKINRKFLKFFCLYATILTTPVLAHGEETQIEQDRRRLGNSGPLIEQIDPATVRDSQRASEDAAAEKKGDDTPDMSDHLLGNMWGARDWMAKHGISFDIQEIDELWGNATGGSASGADGASGSGTGPAYDGVTMPTLTVDLEKLIGLKGGTFNVSALQLRGRSISQDHLANFNPVSGFEADRSTRLFELWYQQSFLDGKLDVKIGQQDLDTEFLISDYGALYLNSNFGWPMAPSVNLYAGGPSWPLSSPAIRIRYRPTDKFTFMFAAADDNPPGNRNNSFGIQNGGNSADPTNQNTHDEDGANFNMGTGALLITELQYALNPQPDDMSHVTKDPGLPGIYKLGGYYDTAKFPDYRYNNQGKPLGSAADTTGIPRWDRGNWMVYGIIDQMIWRPSLQSPQSVGVFARATGNGGDRNMISFAIDAGINLKAPFKGRDNDTVGLGWGIGRASSGQRRYDRNSGAPVQGNENHLELTYQAQVTPWWVMQPDFQYVWHPSGGVTDWTGNRLVGNEAIFGLHSNITF from the coding sequence ATGCAAAAATCCCGTAAAATAAATAGAAAATTTCTAAAGTTTTTTTGTCTTTACGCGACAATTCTGACTACTCCCGTCTTAGCGCATGGTGAGGAGACGCAGATTGAGCAGGATCGTCGTCGGTTAGGCAATTCTGGGCCTTTGATTGAACAGATTGACCCGGCCACGGTGCGGGATTCCCAACGCGCATCCGAAGATGCGGCTGCCGAGAAAAAGGGCGATGACACACCCGACATGAGCGACCACCTGCTGGGCAACATGTGGGGCGCGCGTGACTGGATGGCCAAACACGGTATCAGCTTTGACATTCAGGAAATAGATGAGCTGTGGGGCAACGCCACGGGGGGCTCGGCCTCGGGGGCTGATGGCGCCAGTGGATCAGGCACCGGCCCTGCCTATGATGGGGTAACCATGCCTACCCTGACAGTGGATCTGGAAAAGCTGATCGGCCTGAAGGGTGGCACGTTCAATGTCAGCGCCCTTCAGTTGCGTGGGCGCTCTATCTCACAGGATCATCTGGCCAACTTCAACCCCGTCAGCGGGTTTGAGGCCGATCGTTCCACCCGTCTGTTCGAGCTGTGGTACCAACAGTCTTTTCTGGATGGCAAGCTGGACGTCAAGATCGGGCAGCAGGATCTGGATACCGAGTTCCTGATCAGTGATTACGGGGCGTTGTATCTGAACTCCAACTTCGGCTGGCCCATGGCGCCATCGGTCAACCTGTATGCGGGTGGGCCATCCTGGCCGCTCTCTTCCCCCGCCATCCGTATCCGTTACCGTCCAACAGATAAGTTCACCTTCATGTTTGCCGCAGCGGATGATAACCCGCCGGGCAACCGCAACAACTCCTTTGGTATTCAAAACGGGGGCAACAGCGCAGACCCCACCAACCAGAATACCCATGATGAGGATGGCGCCAACTTCAACATGGGCACTGGCGCCCTGCTGATTACCGAACTGCAATATGCCCTCAACCCCCAGCCTGATGACATGTCACATGTCACCAAGGACCCCGGCCTGCCAGGCATCTACAAATTGGGTGGGTATTACGATACCGCCAAGTTCCCTGATTATCGTTACAACAATCAGGGCAAGCCACTGGGGAGTGCGGCTGACACCACGGGCATTCCGCGGTGGGATCGGGGCAACTGGATGGTCTATGGCATTATTGACCAGATGATCTGGCGGCCCTCGCTCCAGTCTCCGCAGTCTGTGGGTGTCTTTGCACGCGCCACGGGTAATGGTGGGGATCGGAACATGATCAGCTTTGCCATTGATGCGGGTATCAACCTCAAGGCTCCGTTCAAGGGGCGTGACAATGATACGGTGGGTCTGGGCTGGGGCATTGGCCGGGCTTCTTCTGGCCAGCGGCGGTATGACCGTAACTCTGGTGCGCCTGTGCAGGGTAATGAAAACCATCTGGAACTCACCTATCAGGCGCAGGTCACGCCTTGGTGGGTCATGCAGCCAGACTTCCAGTATGTCTGGCACCCCTCTGGCGGCGTGACAGACTGGACAGGCAACCGCCTCGTCGGGAACGAAGCCATCTTCGGGCTCCACTCCAATATCACTTTCTAA